A stretch of Triticum aestivum cultivar Chinese Spring chromosome 1D, IWGSC CS RefSeq v2.1, whole genome shotgun sequence DNA encodes these proteins:
- the LOC123180774 gene encoding rhomboid-like protein 11, chloroplastic yields the protein MAQQLLLLLPAPSGTFSKPLPSPAPSLPRRHVPSISITRRLVAGVAAARRDLLRCGMRRSDLVSELELAKDKKQQGGRANAIFWILLLNFGLYVADHLLQIRQIKSLYLYHAFPSWYQFVTSTFCHANWNHLSSNLFFVYIFGKLVEEEEGNFALWMSYILTGAGANLISWLVLPTSSVSLGASGAVFGLFTISVLVKMSWDWRKILEVLILGQFVVDKVMEAARATTITGAALQVNNIAHVSGALIGAALVFVINRIPLSSNDDNPKASKDNKDKRS from the exons ATGGCGCAGCAGCTGCTGCTTCTCCTACCCGCGCCTTCGGGGACGTTCTCGAAGCCACTCCCTTCCCCTGCCCCCTCCCTGCCCCGGCGCCATGTCCCCTCCATCTCCATCACACGCCGATTAGTGGCGGGAGTCGCCGCCGCGCGCCGCGACCTGCTCCGCTGCGGAATGCGGCGCTCAG ATTTGGTGTCCGAATTGGAGCTCGCCAAGGACAAGAAGCAGCAGGGTGGTCGTGCCAATGCCATATTCTGGATCTTGCTGCTTAATTTTGGACTCTATGTTGCAGACCACTTGTTACAG ATCCGGCAGATAAAGTCACTCTACCTGTACCATGCATTCCCTTCTTGGTATCAGTTTGTGACATCAACGTTTTGCCATGCTAACTG GAACCACCTTTCAAGCAATCTGTTCTTTGTGTACATTTTTG GGAAGCTTGTGGAAGAGGAGGAAGGTAACTTCGCACTGTGGATGTCTTATATTTTGACCGGTGCTGGAGCAAACTTGATTTCATGGTTAGTTCTTCCAACGTCATCTGTGTCGCTTGGAGCATCTGGGGCTGTTTTTGGCCTTTTCACAATTAGTGTACTAGTAAAG ATGTCCTGGGACTGGAGAAAGATTCTTGAGGTCCTTATCCTTGGTCAATTTGTTGTTGACAAG GTCATGGAAGCTGCACGTGCAACTACCATAACAGGCGCCGCACTTCAAGTAAACAACATTGCCCATGTCTCGGGTGCTTTGATTGGTGCTGCGCTAGTATTTGTGATCAACAGAATCCCCTTATCATCTAATGATGATAACCCAAAGGCTTCAAAGGATAACAAGGACAAAAGAAGTTAA